A window from Electrophorus electricus isolate fEleEle1 chromosome 7, fEleEle1.pri, whole genome shotgun sequence encodes these proteins:
- the mb21d2 gene encoding protein MB21D2 isoform X2, translating to MVQKLDQKLPVANEYLLLSGGVRDGVVDMDLDELGVYNRGSEYDMAFTLLVPALKLHDRNQPVTLDMRHSALGHSWLSLRLFDEGTITRWRDCCTLADHLSGTTNYFFSPTLVADWFQDAVELVLAEVQRKPQRGTPRVERVERHSTLLSMILGVGSSRMLYDIVPVVSFKGWPAVAQSWLMENHFWDGKITEEEVISGFYLLPACSASGQRENEWRLSFARSEVQLKKCIAPGLMQAYQACKSIIVKSLGQPTAMSPYHLRSIMLWACDRLPPSYLAQDDFATHFLLGLIDDLQHCLVNKTCPNYFIPQCNMLEHLCDETAMFHARKLALVRADPVEHLRSAIEQAKAANRLTQDMHQRGSSSGLPSPQAVPSSTDHQQPDDRLAKKLQQLVTENPGKSISVFINPDDVSRPHFRIDDKFF from the coding sequence ATGGTCCAGAAGCTTGACCAGAAGTTGCCAGTCGCTAACGAGTACTTACTTTTGTCGGGTGGAGTTCGGGATGGCGTGGTGGACATGGATCTGGATGAGCTGGGTGTGTATAATCGAGGTAGTGAGTATGACATGGCCTTTACCCTGCTGGTTCCTGCACTGAAGCTGCACGACCGCAACCAGCCTGTCACACTGGACATGCGTCACTCAGCACTGGGACATTCCTGGCTCAGTCTGCGTCTGTTTGACGAAGGCACCATCACCCGCTGGAGGGACTGCTGCACACTGGCCGACCACCTCAGCGGCACCACTAACTACTTCTTCTCTCCCACCCTGGTGGCTGACTGGTTCCAGGACGCTGTGGAACTCGTGCTGGCCGAAGTGCAGCGCAAGCCGCAGCGGGGCACAccgagggtggagagggtggagcgTCACAGCACCCTGCTCTCCATGATCCTGGGTGTGGGTAGCAGTCGCATGCTCTATGACATAGTGCCCGTGGTGTCTTTTAAAGGTTGGCCAGCTGTTGCCCAGAGCTGGCTGATGGAGAATCACTTCTGGGATGGCAAGATTACGGAGGAGGAGGTGATCAGTGGCTTCTACCTGCTCCCTGCCTGCTCAGCCTCCGGACAGAGGGAGAATGAGTGGCGGCTTTCCTTTGCTCGTAGCGAGGTGCAGCTGAAAAAGTGCATTGCCCCGGGTCTCATGCAAGCATATCAAGCCTGCAAGTCCATAATTGTGAAGTCGCTGGGCCAGCCCACAGCCATGAGCCCTTACCACTTACGCAGTATCATGCTCTGGGCCTGTGATCGCTTGCCGCCGAGCTACCTCGCACAAGATGATTTTGCCACCCACTTCTTGCTGGGCCTGATCGATGACCTGCAGCACTGCCTCGTCAACAAGACCTGTCCCAACTATTTCATCCCACAGTGCAACATGCTGGAGCACCTGTGTGATGAGACGGCCATGTTTCATGCTCGCAAACTCGCCCTGGTGCGTGCTGATCCGGTCGAGCACCTACGCTCCGCCATTGAGCAGGCCAAGGCGGCCAACCGCCTGACACAGGACATGCATCAACGCGGCAGCTCCTCTGGCCTGCCCTCGCCGCAGGCAGTCCCCTCCTCCACAGACCACCAGCAGCCTGATGACCGACTTGCCAagaagctgcagcagctggtAACCGAGAACCCAGGCAAGTCCATCTCTGTGTTCATCAACCCGGATGACGTGTCCCGGCCACACTTCCGCATCGATGACAAGTTCTTCTAA
- the mb21d2 gene encoding protein MB21D2 isoform X1 yields MKMAAPALTSRAGSVNSLGSSPTATPGSINNNRLPSCPTLDFRSGARIEEVNRLIQEFSKHDQREYDDQRALEIHTAKDFIFSMLGMVQKLDQKLPVANEYLLLSGGVRDGVVDMDLDELGVYNRGSEYDMAFTLLVPALKLHDRNQPVTLDMRHSALGHSWLSLRLFDEGTITRWRDCCTLADHLSGTTNYFFSPTLVADWFQDAVELVLAEVQRKPQRGTPRVERVERHSTLLSMILGVGSSRMLYDIVPVVSFKGWPAVAQSWLMENHFWDGKITEEEVISGFYLLPACSASGQRENEWRLSFARSEVQLKKCIAPGLMQAYQACKSIIVKSLGQPTAMSPYHLRSIMLWACDRLPPSYLAQDDFATHFLLGLIDDLQHCLVNKTCPNYFIPQCNMLEHLCDETAMFHARKLALVRADPVEHLRSAIEQAKAANRLTQDMHQRGSSSGLPSPQAVPSSTDHQQPDDRLAKKLQQLVTENPGKSISVFINPDDVSRPHFRIDDKFF; encoded by the exons ATGAAGATGGCGGCCCCTGCCCTAACCAGTCGGGCCGGATCCGTCAACAGTCTTGGAAGCAGTCCTACAGCTACGCCCGGCAGCATCAACAATAACAGACTCCCGTCCTGTCCTACGCTTGATTTCAGGTCCGGGGCGAGGATAGAAGAGGTGAACAGACTCATCCAAGAATTCAGCAAACACGATCAGCGAGAATACGATGACCAACGGGCTCTGGAAATTCACACAGCTAAGGATTTCATATTTTCAATGCTCG GTATGGTCCAGAAGCTTGACCAGAAGTTGCCAGTCGCTAACGAGTACTTACTTTTGTCGGGTGGAGTTCGGGATGGCGTGGTGGACATGGATCTGGATGAGCTGGGTGTGTATAATCGAGGTAGTGAGTATGACATGGCCTTTACCCTGCTGGTTCCTGCACTGAAGCTGCACGACCGCAACCAGCCTGTCACACTGGACATGCGTCACTCAGCACTGGGACATTCCTGGCTCAGTCTGCGTCTGTTTGACGAAGGCACCATCACCCGCTGGAGGGACTGCTGCACACTGGCCGACCACCTCAGCGGCACCACTAACTACTTCTTCTCTCCCACCCTGGTGGCTGACTGGTTCCAGGACGCTGTGGAACTCGTGCTGGCCGAAGTGCAGCGCAAGCCGCAGCGGGGCACAccgagggtggagagggtggagcgTCACAGCACCCTGCTCTCCATGATCCTGGGTGTGGGTAGCAGTCGCATGCTCTATGACATAGTGCCCGTGGTGTCTTTTAAAGGTTGGCCAGCTGTTGCCCAGAGCTGGCTGATGGAGAATCACTTCTGGGATGGCAAGATTACGGAGGAGGAGGTGATCAGTGGCTTCTACCTGCTCCCTGCCTGCTCAGCCTCCGGACAGAGGGAGAATGAGTGGCGGCTTTCCTTTGCTCGTAGCGAGGTGCAGCTGAAAAAGTGCATTGCCCCGGGTCTCATGCAAGCATATCAAGCCTGCAAGTCCATAATTGTGAAGTCGCTGGGCCAGCCCACAGCCATGAGCCCTTACCACTTACGCAGTATCATGCTCTGGGCCTGTGATCGCTTGCCGCCGAGCTACCTCGCACAAGATGATTTTGCCACCCACTTCTTGCTGGGCCTGATCGATGACCTGCAGCACTGCCTCGTCAACAAGACCTGTCCCAACTATTTCATCCCACAGTGCAACATGCTGGAGCACCTGTGTGATGAGACGGCCATGTTTCATGCTCGCAAACTCGCCCTGGTGCGTGCTGATCCGGTCGAGCACCTACGCTCCGCCATTGAGCAGGCCAAGGCGGCCAACCGCCTGACACAGGACATGCATCAACGCGGCAGCTCCTCTGGCCTGCCCTCGCCGCAGGCAGTCCCCTCCTCCACAGACCACCAGCAGCCTGATGACCGACTTGCCAagaagctgcagcagctggtAACCGAGAACCCAGGCAAGTCCATCTCTGTGTTCATCAACCCGGATGACGTGTCCCGGCCACACTTCCGCATCGATGACAAGTTCTTCTAA